The following are encoded in a window of Punica granatum isolate Tunisia-2019 unplaced genomic scaffold, ASM765513v2 Contig00047, whole genome shotgun sequence genomic DNA:
- the LOC116189886 gene encoding kiwellin-1-like has protein sequence MKSLSSKLLYVMLLILVAAQWPGSEAQSCRPSGQIRGKKPPPGQCNTGNDSDCCKEGKMYPVYKCSPTVSGNTKATLTINSFEKGKDGGGPSECDNQYHSDDVPIVALSTGWFNHRSRCHRNITINGNGRSVSAMVVDECDSTMGCDDDHDYQPPCANNIVDASRAVWAALGVPQDSDDWGWMDITWLDA, from the coding sequence atgaagagtCTAAGCTCAAAACTTCTGTATGTCATGCTTCTCATCCTTGTGGCTGCCCAGTGGCCTGGCTCTGAAGCTCAGAGCTGCCGTCCTAGTGGCCAAATCAGGGGCAAGAAGCCTCCTCCAGGGCAATGCAACACGGGGAACGACTCGGATTGCTGCAAGGAAGGGAAAATGTACCCAGTCTACAAGTGCTCGCCAACAGTCTCGGGCAACACCAAGGCCACTCTAACCATCAACAGCTTTGAGAAGGGCAAGGACGGGGGAGGCCCGTCAGAATGCGATAACCAGTACCACTCTGATGACGTTCCGATTGTGGCTCTGTCAACGGGGTGGTTCAACCACAGAAGCAGGTGCCATCGTAACATTACCATAAATGGGAATGGGAGGAGCGTGTCGGCTATGGTGGTGGATGAATGTGATTCCACCATGGGATGTGATGACGACCACGACTATCAGCCTCCATGCGCTAACAATATCGTCGATGCATCTCGCGCTGTGTGGGCAGCCCTGGGAGTTCCCCAGGATAGCGATGACTGGGGGTGGATGGACATTACCTGGTTGGACGCTTGA
- the LOC116189887 gene encoding kiwellin-1-like — protein sequence MKSLSSKLLYVMLLILVATQWPGSEAQSCRPSGQIRGKKPPPGQCNTGNDSDCCKEGKMYPVYKCSPTVSGNTKATLTINSFEKRKDGGGPSECDNQYHSDDVPIVALSTGWFNHRSRCHRNITINGNGRSVMAMVVDECDSTMGCDDDHDYQPPCANNIVDASRAVWVEKAMPFACHCLTI from the coding sequence atgaagagtCTAAGCTCAAAACTTCTGTATGTCATGCTTCTCATCCTTGTGGCTACCCAGTGGCCTGGCTCTGAAGCTCAGAGCTGCCGTCCTAGTGGCCAAATCAGGGGCAAGAAGCCTCCTCCAGGGCAATGCAACACGGGGAACGACTCGGATTGCTGCAAGGAAGGGAAAATGTACCCAGTCTACAAGTGCTCGCCAACAGTCTCGGGCAACACCAAGGCCACTCTAACCATCAACAGCTTTGAGAAGCGCAAGGACGGGGGAGGCCCGTCAGAATGCGATAACCAGTACCACTCTGATGACGTTCCGATTGTGGCTCTGTCAACGGGGTGGTTCAACCACAGAAGCAGGTGCCATCGTAACATTACCATAAATGGGAATGGGAGGAGCGTGATGGCTATGGTGGTGGATGAATGTGATTCCACCATGGGATGTGATGATGACCACGACTATCAGCCTCCATGTGCTAACAATATCGTCGATGCATCTCGCGCTGTGTGGGTTGAAAAGGCAATGCCCTTTGCATGCCACTGTCTGACGATATGA